A window of Corallococcus macrosporus DSM 14697 contains these coding sequences:
- a CDS encoding glycosyltransferase family 1 protein, protein MSAPLSEETPSLFLVSLPRSLSSRTWQWARELLQLASPGWVTDGEVLNLERFGFASKPAALHFLRPSDGPAFEAAREHLVHLVRPTGWAYKDVTQPFVVSAALARPSPLRVLKVHRSLADVALAMGDRGWTYPARGMHGESPDEALIEGLIDAQEALDSIPGMVVDFDDLVMDELALPASLRGLYPGLAMPDAVSFDEAFLRARDEVLTRRRGERHRMLGDKVLQAMQRRAERRAAAVDAPRAAAPVSGRRSRPRILVVGDAVAPTGFSRVTESIFRPLASDYDIHQLGIKYAGGAHELPWTLHPAIDARGVSRLPELCASLAPDLIFLVNDIWVLGDYARALGRVPGRHRMVAYCPVDSGPLNTSFLAGLQGIHRLIAYTTFGQGELNAAAARLPTPPTWPRVDVIPHGIDTNVFRPLAPPGESLVASRRRSRAELFGTNELDDAFIVLNANRNQPRKLVDLTVRGFAAFAKGRPDARLYLHMGTEDVGWDVRGLGERFGVTDRLIISTDQRFAPRLSLAQLNHVYNACDVGVNTSSSEGWGLVAFEHAATGAAQVVPGHTAPGELWAGSAELLDVALTLCQPRILTDAHVPSVDSLTAALTRLYEDRAHLEARSRAAHALATRPTFRWDNIALEWARLFEDELNQGGGRP, encoded by the coding sequence ATGAGCGCCCCGCTGTCCGAAGAGACGCCGTCGCTCTTCCTGGTGTCTCTGCCGCGCTCCCTGTCTTCGAGGACGTGGCAGTGGGCGCGCGAGCTGTTGCAGCTCGCGTCCCCTGGCTGGGTGACGGATGGCGAGGTGCTCAACCTGGAGCGCTTCGGCTTCGCGTCCAAGCCCGCGGCGCTGCACTTCCTGCGTCCGTCGGACGGCCCCGCCTTCGAGGCCGCCCGCGAGCACCTCGTGCACCTGGTGCGCCCCACGGGCTGGGCCTACAAGGACGTCACCCAGCCCTTCGTCGTCTCCGCCGCGCTCGCCCGACCCAGCCCCCTCCGGGTGCTGAAGGTCCACCGCTCCCTCGCGGACGTCGCGCTCGCCATGGGGGACCGGGGCTGGACCTATCCGGCGCGAGGCATGCACGGCGAAAGCCCCGACGAGGCGCTCATCGAGGGCCTGATTGACGCCCAGGAGGCGCTGGATTCCATTCCCGGCATGGTCGTGGACTTCGACGACCTGGTGATGGACGAGCTCGCGCTGCCCGCCTCGCTCCGGGGCCTGTATCCCGGGCTCGCCATGCCCGACGCCGTCTCCTTCGACGAGGCGTTCCTCCGGGCGCGGGATGAGGTCCTCACGCGGCGCCGGGGCGAGCGCCACCGGATGCTGGGTGACAAGGTGCTCCAGGCCATGCAGCGCCGCGCGGAGCGCCGGGCCGCCGCCGTGGACGCGCCCCGGGCCGCCGCGCCGGTGTCCGGGCGCCGGAGCCGGCCCCGCATCCTCGTGGTGGGAGATGCCGTGGCGCCCACCGGCTTCAGCCGGGTCACCGAGAGCATCTTCCGGCCCCTCGCCAGCGACTACGACATCCACCAGCTCGGCATCAAATACGCCGGGGGCGCCCACGAGCTGCCGTGGACGCTCCACCCCGCCATTGATGCCCGGGGCGTCAGCCGGCTGCCGGAGCTGTGCGCGTCCCTGGCTCCGGACCTCATCTTCCTCGTCAACGACATCTGGGTGCTTGGGGACTATGCCCGGGCGCTGGGCCGCGTGCCCGGACGCCACCGGATGGTGGCCTACTGCCCCGTGGACTCCGGCCCCCTGAACACGAGCTTCCTCGCCGGGCTCCAGGGCATCCACCGCCTCATCGCCTACACCACGTTCGGTCAGGGCGAGCTGAACGCCGCCGCCGCCCGGCTCCCCACCCCGCCCACCTGGCCGCGCGTGGATGTCATCCCCCACGGCATCGACACCAACGTCTTCCGCCCCCTGGCGCCCCCGGGCGAGTCGCTCGTCGCGTCCCGCCGTCGCAGCCGCGCCGAGCTCTTCGGGACGAACGAGCTGGACGACGCCTTCATCGTCCTGAACGCCAATCGCAACCAGCCACGCAAGCTCGTCGACCTCACCGTGCGCGGCTTCGCGGCCTTCGCGAAGGGGCGGCCCGACGCCCGGCTCTATCTGCACATGGGCACCGAGGACGTGGGCTGGGACGTGCGCGGACTGGGGGAGCGCTTCGGCGTCACCGACCGGCTCATCATCAGCACGGACCAGCGCTTCGCGCCCCGGCTGTCGCTCGCCCAGCTCAACCACGTCTACAACGCGTGCGACGTGGGCGTGAACACCTCCAGCAGCGAGGGCTGGGGGCTCGTCGCCTTCGAGCATGCCGCCACGGGCGCCGCGCAGGTCGTCCCCGGCCACACCGCGCCAGGGGAGCTCTGGGCGGGCAGCGCCGAGCTGCTCGACGTGGCGTTGACCTTGTGCCAGCCCCGCATTCTCACCGACGCCCACGTGCCGTCCGTGGACTCGCTGACGGCCGCGCTGACCCGGCTGTACGAAGACCGGGCGCACCTGGAGGCCCGCTCCCGGGCCGCCCACGCGCTCGCCACCCGCCCCACGTTCCGGTGGGACAACATTGCCCTGGAGTGGGCCCGCCTCTTCGAGGACGAGCTCAACCAGGGTGGAGGCCGTCCATGA
- a CDS encoding YciI family protein: MAYMLLVMEEGRRKRSRTPEEGRREMERMVRFVEDLKARGIWKASDSLRSVAEGVRIEVRGGQRSLREGPFTESKEIVGGFVLFDCDTREEALAIASECPAAEWSTVELREVGVCYDEE; this comes from the coding sequence ATGGCGTACATGCTGTTGGTCATGGAGGAGGGCCGCCGGAAGCGGAGCCGGACGCCGGAGGAGGGGCGCCGCGAGATGGAGCGGATGGTGCGCTTCGTCGAGGACCTCAAGGCCCGCGGCATATGGAAGGCCAGCGACTCGCTCCGGTCCGTGGCGGAAGGGGTGCGGATTGAGGTTCGCGGCGGCCAGCGCTCCCTCCGCGAAGGGCCGTTCACGGAGAGCAAGGAGATTGTCGGAGGCTTCGTCCTCTTCGACTGCGACACCCGGGAAGAGGCGCTGGCGATCGCGAGCGAGTGTCCCGCCGCCGAGTGGTCGACGGTCGAGCTGCGTGAGGTCGGCGTCTGCTACGACGAGGAGTGA
- a CDS encoding S8 family serine peptidase, whose translation MRHRTSSLLAAGIVTLTFTSAQAASPGAAAPAAKLRKVREPVRGEYIVVLKKAEVKAAALKGGSDSRDVVTRFSRELSERHGGKTQRVYHAALQGFSATMSEAQARRLSEDPRVAYVEENGVIHPSATRSTTVGTPPATQNVWGLDRIDQRDLPLNQTYTFGARGGHVHAYVIDTGITSHQDFSGQLLPGFNAVGDAGGTEDCGNRGSHPSHGTHVAGTIGGHQFGVAPGVSLHPVRVFPCAVGASSDVIAGVDWVADNRLLPAVANMSLGGSASQALDDAVEGLIDSGVVTVVSAGNDGVAACDQSPARLPAAITVGASDSADAVAGFSNHGGCVDLFAPGVGIRSTLASPVNGVGNKSGTSMAAPHVTGAAALYLQRHPGATQQQVRDFLVGEATTGRLTGLPAGSPDRLLFTGGINSFQLNVASAQTPVGNDGHFEAADWNGDKRPDLFFIQPQGLSGFTEVHILSGAASYQTFLGHWATALHTTNADWAFEVGDWNKDGSQDVFAIQRAGVTSTEVHILSGATGFQTFLTHTSTALHTTTGDWDFKVTDWDKDGTLDVVAINSQGAGGNVEVHILSGATGFQTFLLNTTTALPSAGSWEYELAEVNGDFTIDLVGILRSGGSNSTEVHAVSGASGFSSFTLQAGTALHPTNGDWTFEMVRWDDPTVFGFELLGNGPDLVAINRNATLAVEVHILNP comes from the coding sequence GTGAGACATCGCACAAGCAGTCTGCTGGCCGCAGGCATCGTGACGCTGACCTTCACCTCCGCGCAGGCGGCGAGCCCAGGCGCGGCGGCACCCGCCGCGAAGCTGCGCAAGGTCCGAGAGCCCGTGCGAGGGGAGTACATCGTCGTCTTGAAGAAGGCCGAGGTGAAAGCCGCGGCGCTGAAAGGAGGCAGTGACTCACGGGACGTCGTCACCCGGTTCTCGAGAGAGTTGAGCGAGCGCCATGGAGGGAAGACGCAGCGCGTGTATCACGCGGCGCTCCAGGGGTTCTCCGCCACCATGAGCGAAGCGCAGGCCCGGCGGCTCAGCGAGGACCCGCGTGTCGCCTACGTGGAGGAGAACGGGGTCATCCACCCGAGCGCGACCCGGTCGACCACGGTCGGGACACCGCCCGCGACCCAGAACGTCTGGGGACTGGATCGCATCGATCAGCGGGACCTGCCGTTGAACCAGACGTACACCTTTGGCGCCCGAGGCGGGCATGTCCACGCCTACGTCATCGACACGGGCATCACCTCGCACCAGGACTTCTCGGGGCAGCTCTTGCCCGGGTTCAACGCCGTCGGCGATGCAGGCGGCACGGAGGACTGCGGAAACCGGGGCAGCCACCCCAGCCACGGCACGCACGTGGCGGGAACCATCGGCGGCCACCAGTTCGGCGTGGCCCCTGGCGTGAGCCTTCACCCGGTGCGGGTGTTCCCCTGCGCGGTGGGTGCTTCGTCGGACGTCATCGCTGGCGTGGATTGGGTGGCTGACAACCGGCTGCTTCCCGCCGTCGCCAACATGAGCCTGGGAGGAAGCGCCAGCCAGGCCCTGGATGACGCGGTCGAAGGGCTCATCGACTCCGGCGTGGTGACCGTCGTCTCCGCCGGGAATGACGGCGTCGCCGCCTGCGACCAATCACCCGCGCGGCTGCCCGCGGCCATCACCGTGGGAGCCAGCGACAGCGCGGACGCGGTCGCGGGGTTCTCCAACCACGGGGGCTGCGTGGACCTCTTCGCGCCAGGCGTCGGCATCCGCTCCACCCTGGCCTCTCCCGTGAATGGGGTTGGCAACAAGAGCGGGACGTCGATGGCCGCGCCCCACGTCACTGGCGCCGCGGCCCTCTACCTTCAGCGTCACCCAGGGGCGACGCAGCAGCAGGTCCGCGACTTCCTCGTGGGTGAGGCCACGACGGGCCGGCTGACGGGACTCCCGGCGGGGTCACCGGACCGGCTGCTCTTCACGGGGGGCATCAACAGCTTCCAGCTCAACGTCGCGAGCGCACAGACGCCAGTGGGCAATGACGGCCACTTCGAGGCGGCGGACTGGAACGGCGACAAGCGGCCGGACCTCTTCTTCATCCAACCGCAGGGCCTGTCGGGCTTCACGGAGGTCCACATCCTCTCCGGCGCCGCGAGCTACCAGACGTTCCTCGGCCACTGGGCGACGGCGCTGCACACCACGAACGCGGACTGGGCCTTCGAGGTGGGCGACTGGAACAAGGACGGCAGCCAGGACGTGTTCGCCATCCAGCGGGCGGGCGTCACCTCGACGGAGGTCCACATCCTCTCCGGCGCCACCGGCTTCCAGACGTTCCTGACGCACACGTCCACGGCCCTGCACACCACGACGGGCGACTGGGACTTCAAGGTGACGGACTGGGACAAGGACGGCACGCTGGACGTGGTCGCCATCAACTCCCAGGGCGCGGGGGGCAACGTGGAGGTCCACATCCTCTCCGGCGCCACCGGCTTCCAGACGTTCCTGCTGAACACGACGACCGCGCTCCCCAGCGCGGGGAGCTGGGAATACGAGCTGGCGGAGGTCAACGGCGACTTCACAATCGACCTGGTGGGCATCCTCCGCTCCGGCGGCAGCAACTCGACCGAGGTCCATGCCGTCTCCGGAGCGAGCGGCTTCTCCAGCTTCACGCTGCAGGCCGGCACCGCGCTGCATCCCACGAACGGGGATTGGACGTTCGAGATGGTCCGCTGGGATGACCCGACCGTGTTTGGCTTCGAGCTGCTCGGGAACGGGCCGGACCTGGTCGCCATCAACCGGAATGCAACACTGGCCGTCGAGGTCCACATCCTCAACCCGTGA
- a CDS encoding aldo/keto reductase — protein MSTRTIDSLAKYHLLGQTGLRVSPLALGTMNFGTDWGWGISGEDAHRLLTRYLEAGGNFIDTADAYTSGSSERIIGDYFARRGGRERAVIATKFSANLSPGDPNAGGNSRKHIHSALEGSLRRLKTDYVDVYWLHVWDGLTPVEEVMGTLTGLVREGKVRYIGFSDVPAWYFARAQTLAERNGWEKVAALQLEYSLAERNVEREHLPAALAMGAALTPWSPLAGGLLTGRYTREGTQPKGDGRAHALLASGNPVADKFLQERPWAIVEALVAVAKEVERSPAQVALNWVATRPGVVSTIIGASSLEQLEDNLHALDFNLPPELSARLEVSSRPELLNPYVFFESPFFTKGMLAGDTTVSAEPSGFRGPLQAR, from the coding sequence ATGTCGACGCGAACTATTGACTCCCTGGCGAAGTACCACCTCCTCGGTCAGACGGGCCTGCGGGTGAGCCCGCTGGCGTTGGGCACCATGAACTTCGGTACCGACTGGGGCTGGGGCATCAGCGGCGAGGACGCACACCGCCTGCTGACACGCTACCTGGAGGCGGGCGGCAACTTCATTGATACAGCGGATGCGTACACCTCCGGCTCCAGCGAGCGCATCATCGGTGACTACTTCGCGCGGCGTGGCGGGCGGGAGCGGGCGGTCATCGCCACCAAGTTCTCCGCCAACCTGTCTCCGGGAGACCCGAATGCGGGCGGGAACAGCCGCAAACACATCCACTCCGCCCTTGAAGGCTCGCTGCGCCGCCTCAAGACGGACTACGTGGACGTGTACTGGCTGCACGTCTGGGATGGCCTGACGCCCGTGGAGGAGGTGATGGGGACGCTGACCGGCCTCGTGCGCGAGGGCAAGGTGCGCTACATCGGCTTCTCCGACGTGCCGGCATGGTACTTCGCGCGCGCGCAGACCCTGGCGGAGCGCAATGGCTGGGAAAAGGTCGCCGCGCTGCAACTGGAGTACTCGCTCGCGGAGCGCAATGTCGAGCGCGAGCATCTCCCCGCCGCGCTGGCAATGGGGGCGGCCCTCACGCCCTGGAGCCCCCTGGCCGGGGGCCTCCTCACGGGGAGGTACACCCGCGAGGGAACCCAGCCGAAGGGTGACGGGCGCGCCCATGCGCTGCTGGCCAGCGGAAACCCCGTGGCGGACAAGTTCCTGCAGGAGCGCCCCTGGGCCATTGTCGAGGCGCTCGTCGCGGTGGCGAAAGAGGTGGAGCGCTCGCCCGCCCAGGTGGCGCTCAACTGGGTGGCGACGCGCCCGGGCGTCGTGTCCACTATCATCGGCGCGAGCAGCCTGGAGCAGTTGGAGGACAACCTCCACGCGCTGGACTTCAACCTGCCGCCCGAGCTCTCCGCGCGACTGGAGGTCTCAAGCCGCCCCGAGCTCCTCAATCCGTACGTCTTCTTCGAGAGCCCCTTCTTCACGAAGGGGATGCTCGCGGGCGACACCACCGTGAGCGCGGAGCCGAGCGGGTTCCGGGGACCACTCCAGGCCCGTTAG
- a CDS encoding peptidoglycan-binding domain-containing protein has product MFTTPLSVSSFQLDTANTQSWNTFGSTPVHGSTVPCQRVDKKAIEVTVIDLLGRVLEGQVLELAWGQQVYRLMSNTFGAVRFEGLEASSYPLTLLGLDRHALEAPVAEPLSSMRLQSHQPAAWDALGPLSCPASEHVVQPGEGVDKIALQWGLLPETIWDAPQNGALRARLRRRNQLIPNDTLYIPPREALTFQASTGCHYVLRFNGGLSRLRLRLAVGFEPQDGIPYLLEVPDAPTQQGTTKDGYIDTVVPTRTTRVTLVLDQGALRIDLPVDTLLPLTDDRGVQQRLRNLGFPCESSDGTFDDAAKAVLHRFRSGLSLPHSDVIDDDVRGALYSLHDKG; this is encoded by the coding sequence ATGTTCACGACTCCCCTGAGCGTCTCATCCTTCCAGTTGGATACGGCGAACACCCAGTCGTGGAACACCTTCGGGAGTACGCCGGTGCATGGCTCCACGGTGCCGTGCCAGCGCGTGGACAAGAAGGCCATCGAGGTCACGGTCATCGACCTCCTGGGGCGGGTACTCGAGGGTCAGGTGCTCGAGCTGGCGTGGGGCCAGCAGGTGTACCGGCTGATGAGCAATACCTTCGGAGCGGTGCGCTTCGAGGGGCTGGAGGCATCCAGCTACCCACTGACCTTGTTGGGCCTGGACCGGCATGCGCTGGAGGCTCCGGTGGCCGAGCCCCTCTCGTCGATGCGGTTGCAGAGTCATCAGCCAGCGGCGTGGGATGCCCTCGGGCCCCTGTCCTGCCCGGCGAGCGAGCACGTCGTGCAGCCAGGTGAAGGGGTGGACAAGATCGCGCTTCAATGGGGGCTCCTCCCCGAGACCATCTGGGACGCTCCTCAGAACGGGGCGCTGCGAGCCCGGTTGCGGCGGCGGAACCAGCTCATTCCAAACGACACGCTCTACATCCCTCCCCGGGAGGCTTTGACCTTCCAGGCCTCGACGGGATGTCATTATGTGCTGCGTTTCAATGGCGGCCTGTCTCGCCTGAGGTTGCGCCTGGCGGTCGGGTTCGAGCCGCAGGACGGCATCCCCTACTTGCTGGAGGTGCCGGACGCCCCCACGCAGCAAGGGACCACGAAGGACGGGTACATCGACACGGTGGTCCCCACCCGGACGACACGCGTGACGCTGGTCCTCGACCAGGGCGCGCTGCGCATCGACCTTCCCGTGGACACCTTGTTGCCGCTGACGGACGACCGGGGTGTCCAGCAACGGCTTCGCAACCTGGGGTTCCCGTGTGAGTCCTCGGATGGCACCTTCGACGACGCGGCGAAGGCCGTACTGCATCGCTTCCGGTCTGGACTCTCCCTGCCTCATTCGGACGTCATCGATGACGACGTCCGCGGGGCGCTCTACTCCCTCCATGACAAAGGGTGA
- a CDS encoding DEAD/DEAH box helicase → MRTPTDRYLPPRPDASSAVPPQRGRVVVIAPTRAACETIELALGLELRTYLEAHHGERLRELARSGQGFGIVAGTGTGKTLAIRPIAEELVGRRPLRVAVVNREREATAETPLADVVIVTTGIARRWFQGGAIRREDTLIVDEIHQTSAELELCLALGKRVGCRFIWLSATVDPAFYARYLDSADVLQVSSFDSRKAARVEVERRQPLSFLDEDFLRDVQRQGRGVGVFLATRAGVEEVAAHVRANAPALHAAHYHGGEPLRAIRPFLEGTAPRPFVLAMTAAGQSALNVPGLDTVVIDDMRFTNLVERGRNVLTRVHLGNNELLQMAGRVHGRVENGRVFILSDRPLHFASLRPTEPEFQLAGEPERVALTAAALGVRVDALELPVPLDLNAYRRALAKLQARNIVDAEGRLSDYGRAVEALPVERPWAELIVNAEDALLPVLAVCSSVESLHRMTREERNLDGLLVPGSDHLTAYNLYAEAFREAGAVGEVQGLPRHVFHAEKLAAWAEARGVLVKALEDAALAMASVYRSVGLELPARMPFADSRVHRRFCDLLARFMPFDLVIDERTAWGEVARVSKTSVCGNLGAVAGTLRYFADRNGDSQAGIEGTQLPQSLLRRYARRHASAPAYDGRFRSIVLVTRRDYFGFELERDVEVLRAWGPELAKAARHALAEALAQGEVPHPAVDRHRLAIAEVRELWRRSGGVTAPLGLPELTALYEAQLEGVDTLDDFKARPLRLELDALVPPATRQALLALPDTVEVREHVVPLEYDVERLADGAPRGVARLRLPEKLARTLVEEELPLLDRPLRFSVSRGRRGVLQARSLLELQELLDLPWMPDELAEATRERPRPRQDRERGAPGRGGHRGPQGKGPRNGRRPGGRRR, encoded by the coding sequence GTGCGTACGCCCACCGACCGGTACCTTCCGCCGCGCCCTGACGCTTCCTCCGCCGTCCCACCCCAGCGCGGGCGGGTGGTGGTCATCGCGCCCACGCGCGCCGCGTGTGAAACCATCGAGCTGGCGCTCGGGCTGGAGCTGCGCACGTACCTGGAGGCGCACCACGGCGAGCGCCTCCGCGAGCTGGCCCGGAGCGGGCAGGGGTTCGGCATCGTCGCGGGCACCGGCACGGGCAAGACGCTCGCCATCCGGCCCATCGCGGAGGAGCTCGTGGGGCGGCGGCCTCTGCGGGTGGCGGTGGTCAACCGCGAGCGGGAGGCCACCGCGGAGACGCCGCTCGCGGACGTGGTCATCGTCACCACCGGCATCGCGCGGCGCTGGTTCCAGGGCGGCGCCATCCGGCGCGAGGACACGCTCATCGTGGATGAAATCCACCAGACCTCCGCCGAGCTGGAGCTGTGCCTGGCCCTGGGCAAGCGCGTGGGCTGCCGCTTCATCTGGCTGTCCGCCACCGTGGACCCGGCCTTCTACGCGCGCTACCTGGACAGCGCGGACGTGCTCCAGGTGTCCTCGTTCGATTCGAGGAAGGCGGCCCGCGTGGAGGTGGAGCGCCGCCAGCCGCTGTCCTTCCTCGACGAGGACTTCCTGCGGGACGTGCAGCGGCAGGGGCGCGGCGTGGGCGTGTTCCTGGCCACGCGCGCGGGCGTGGAGGAGGTGGCGGCCCACGTCCGCGCGAACGCGCCGGCGCTCCACGCGGCGCACTACCACGGCGGCGAACCGCTGCGCGCCATCCGGCCCTTCCTGGAGGGCACGGCGCCCCGGCCCTTCGTGCTCGCGATGACGGCGGCGGGGCAGAGCGCGCTCAACGTGCCGGGGCTGGACACGGTCGTCATCGACGACATGCGCTTCACGAACCTGGTGGAGCGCGGCCGCAACGTCCTCACCCGCGTGCACCTGGGCAACAACGAGCTCCTGCAGATGGCGGGGCGCGTGCACGGGCGGGTGGAGAACGGGCGCGTCTTCATCCTGAGCGACCGGCCCCTGCACTTCGCCTCGCTGCGGCCCACCGAGCCCGAGTTCCAGCTCGCGGGCGAGCCGGAGCGCGTGGCGCTCACCGCCGCGGCCCTGGGCGTGCGGGTGGATGCGCTGGAGCTGCCCGTGCCGCTGGACCTGAATGCCTATCGCCGGGCGCTCGCGAAGTTGCAGGCGCGCAACATCGTGGACGCGGAAGGCCGGCTGTCCGACTACGGCCGCGCGGTGGAGGCCCTGCCCGTGGAGCGCCCGTGGGCGGAGCTCATCGTCAACGCGGAGGACGCGCTGCTGCCGGTGCTGGCGGTGTGCAGCTCGGTGGAGTCGCTGCACCGGATGACGCGCGAGGAGCGGAACCTGGACGGCCTGCTCGTGCCCGGCAGTGACCACCTGACCGCGTACAACCTCTACGCCGAGGCCTTCCGTGAAGCGGGCGCGGTGGGGGAGGTGCAGGGGCTGCCGCGCCACGTCTTCCACGCGGAGAAGCTCGCGGCCTGGGCGGAGGCGCGTGGGGTGCTGGTGAAGGCCCTGGAGGACGCGGCGCTCGCGATGGCGAGCGTGTACCGGAGCGTGGGGCTGGAGCTCCCCGCGCGCATGCCCTTCGCGGACTCGCGCGTCCACCGGCGCTTCTGCGACCTGCTCGCGCGCTTCATGCCCTTCGACCTGGTCATCGACGAGCGCACCGCCTGGGGCGAGGTCGCGCGCGTGTCGAAGACGAGCGTGTGCGGCAACCTGGGCGCGGTGGCGGGAACGCTGCGCTACTTCGCCGACCGCAACGGCGACTCGCAGGCCGGCATCGAGGGCACCCAACTGCCCCAGTCCCTGCTGCGCCGCTACGCCCGCCGCCACGCCTCGGCGCCGGCGTACGACGGGCGCTTCCGCTCCATCGTACTCGTGACGCGGCGGGACTACTTCGGCTTCGAGCTTGAACGGGATGTGGAGGTGCTGCGCGCCTGGGGGCCGGAGCTCGCCAAGGCGGCCCGGCACGCGCTCGCCGAGGCGCTGGCGCAGGGGGAGGTCCCCCATCCCGCGGTGGACCGTCACCGGCTGGCCATCGCCGAGGTGCGCGAGCTGTGGCGGCGCTCGGGAGGGGTGACCGCGCCGCTGGGCTTGCCGGAGCTGACCGCGCTCTACGAGGCGCAGCTCGAGGGCGTGGACACGCTCGACGACTTCAAGGCGCGCCCGCTGCGGCTCGAACTGGACGCGCTCGTGCCGCCCGCGACGCGTCAGGCGCTCCTGGCGCTCCCGGACACCGTGGAGGTGCGCGAGCACGTGGTGCCGCTCGAGTACGACGTGGAGCGGCTGGCGGATGGCGCACCGCGAGGCGTGGCGCGGCTGCGGCTTCCGGAGAAGCTCGCGCGCACGCTGGTGGAGGAGGAGCTGCCGCTGCTCGACCGCCCCCTGCGCTTCAGCGTGTCCCGGGGACGGAGAGGCGTGCTCCAGGCTCGCTCCCTCCTGGAGCTCCAAGAGCTGCTCGACCTGCCCTGGATGCCGGACGAGCTCGCCGAGGCCACCCGTGAGCGTCCGCGCCCGCGGCAGGACCGGGAGCGCGGCGCCCCCGGACGTGGGGGGCACCGGGGTCCCCAGGGCAAGGGCCCCAGGAATGGACGGCGGCCGGGCGGACGGCGGCGCTGA
- a CDS encoding endonuclease/exonuclease/phosphatase family protein has translation MIVAYWNTQRASGLESSAEGPQSRCIWCCEQLLRWIHDTVRAHQAVPSLIFLSEVSQGGGPMAAFLSRVSGYQARYIPAGDRNNNPSPCSYIIMWREELNPRIEVVGASQKRPVLRVRVRGLTVGGVHIIANRQQAPDEIFGDIAELNQEQQPAVLLGDMNYPWEQLAGSAYQPGLSGEIKDLFDWTPVNPGLLATYGKQKKSGALKTETLDYLWRSSDVSRIEAIPPIPGYNQWRMIDHAPIAYRIHLNGEDEVMDEAAASASLRPRVEPRRRALRTS, from the coding sequence GTGATTGTCGCGTATTGGAACACCCAGCGGGCCAGTGGCCTGGAGTCCTCCGCCGAGGGGCCCCAGAGCCGCTGCATCTGGTGTTGCGAGCAGCTCCTGCGGTGGATCCACGACACCGTCCGCGCCCACCAGGCCGTGCCGTCGCTCATCTTCCTGTCCGAGGTGTCCCAGGGAGGAGGCCCGATGGCCGCGTTCCTCTCGAGGGTCAGCGGCTACCAGGCGCGCTACATCCCCGCGGGTGACCGGAACAACAACCCGAGCCCGTGTTCCTACATCATCATGTGGCGTGAGGAGTTGAATCCCCGGATTGAGGTCGTCGGGGCCAGCCAGAAACGCCCCGTGTTGCGGGTGCGGGTGCGCGGCCTCACCGTGGGCGGCGTCCACATCATCGCCAACCGCCAACAGGCCCCTGATGAGATTTTCGGCGACATCGCCGAGCTCAACCAGGAGCAACAGCCGGCGGTGCTCCTGGGCGACATGAACTATCCCTGGGAGCAGCTCGCTGGGAGCGCCTATCAGCCGGGCCTGTCGGGCGAAATCAAGGATTTGTTCGACTGGACGCCGGTCAACCCTGGACTTCTGGCCACGTATGGCAAGCAAAAGAAGTCCGGAGCGCTCAAGACCGAGACGCTCGACTATCTGTGGAGGTCCTCCGACGTCAGCCGCATCGAGGCCATTCCTCCGATTCCCGGCTACAACCAGTGGAGGATGATTGACCACGCGCCCATCGCCTACCGCATCCACTTGAATGGCGAGGACGAGGTGATGGACGAAGCGGCGGCGAGCGCCTCGCTCCGCCCGCGCGTTGAGCCCCGGCGGCGAGCCCTCCGTACGAGCTGA
- a CDS encoding PLP-dependent aminotransferase family protein yields the protein MEDPGYPGVRRAVLATGGRPVPVPVDSEGLDVDTGIARAPRARVVVVAPSHQYPLGATLSLSRRMALLHWAERTRAVVIEDDYDSEFRHRGRPLTALQGLDEAGCVVYVGTFSKSMFPGLRLGFFVAPPPLVDAFASARAAFPAPASALEQAALAVFLEDGHFARHLRRMRVAYRERGEALLEALRADCAGALTPRSCDTGMQVSASLTAPLSDLSVRDEAARRGVEVAALSDYFSGRRREAGLVFGFGCVRPEALREGTRTLARALEAARGR from the coding sequence GTGGAAGACCCGGGCTATCCCGGTGTCCGTCGCGCGGTGCTTGCCACCGGGGGCCGGCCGGTTCCCGTGCCCGTGGATTCAGAAGGGCTCGACGTGGACACGGGCATCGCTCGGGCGCCCCGTGCCCGCGTGGTGGTGGTGGCGCCTTCGCACCAGTATCCGCTGGGCGCCACGCTGAGCCTGTCCCGGCGGATGGCGCTGTTGCACTGGGCGGAGCGCACACGAGCGGTGGTCATCGAGGATGACTACGACAGCGAATTCCGCCACCGGGGCCGTCCCCTCACCGCGCTCCAGGGGCTCGATGAGGCGGGCTGTGTCGTCTACGTCGGCACCTTCAGCAAGTCGATGTTCCCGGGACTGCGCCTGGGCTTCTTCGTCGCGCCTCCGCCCCTGGTGGACGCCTTCGCCTCGGCCCGCGCGGCCTTTCCCGCGCCCGCCTCCGCGCTGGAGCAGGCGGCGTTGGCGGTGTTCCTCGAGGATGGCCACTTCGCGAGACACCTGCGCCGGATGCGGGTGGCCTACCGGGAGCGCGGCGAAGCCCTGCTCGAAGCCCTGCGGGCCGACTGCGCCGGAGCGCTGACGCCCCGTTCCTGTGACACCGGCATGCAGGTGTCCGCGTCGCTCACGGCGCCCCTGTCCGACCTGAGCGTCCGCGACGAAGCAGCCAGGCGAGGCGTGGAGGTGGCCGCCCTGTCCGACTACTTCTCCGGCCGGCGCCGCGAAGCCGGCCTCGTCTTCGGGTTCGGGTGCGTGCGACCGGAGGCCCTCCGCGAAGGGACGCGAACGCTGGCACGCGCCCTGGAGGCCGCACGCGGGCGCTGA